AGGGTATTGAGAGTTACCCGGGAGCGCCGGGCGAAGGAATCGAGGGCCGAGGAGAGCTCCGCCGGCAACGCCCGGGCGACGGCACCGAAGCCCTGCCGCCGACTGCCGCGGCGGGGAATGCCCAAGGGGGTCGCCTGTTCGACGTCCTTCAGCTGGTCCTGCCAGTAGGCCTCTCCGGCGGAACCGTTCTGACGCTGCAACCAGGCGATGTAATTGCGGTAGGGCGGCCGCGGCGGAAGCTCCACCGTCAAGTTCCGGCGCAGGGTCTGGTAGCTGTGGAAGACCTCCTCCAGGACCAGCGGATAGGACCAGGCATCGAGGAGAAGGTGGTGCTGGGTCCAGACGAAGAGGTGCCGATCCTCGGCGAGACGCAGCAGGGCACCCCGGGTCAGCGGTGCCCGGCGGGTCTCGAAACCTCGGCGCCGGTCGTCGTCGAGGAAGCGGCGCAGCCGGCGCTGCTGCTCCCGGTCGTCGCAGTCGGTCCAATCCTCCTGCTGCAGGGTGAAACGAACCCGGCGAAAGACCACCTGCACCGGCACGTCGGAAGACTTCCAGACGAAGCAGGTGCGCAGGATGGGGTGGCGGTCCACCACCGCCTGCCATGCCGCCGCCAGCGCCGCCGCGTCCAGAGGGCCGCGTAACCCCCAGGTGCGCTGGTGCACATAGGTCCGGCGATCCGGATTCGCCTCCTCCTCGAAGAGCATCGCCATCTGCATCGGCGATGCCGGATAGAGGTCTTCTACATCCCTGGATTTGGCCATGGTCTCTCGTCCAACCCTCTCAGAGCTCGTCCAAATCGGCTTTGGAGAGGATCGAGTCCAGGGTCTCCTGATCCAGCTCCAGCAGGTTGAGATCTTCCGGCGCCAGCTCGCCGGCACCGGCGTTGCGGCAATGTTCCACCAAGGCGCCGGCCTCGGTCTCCAGCGCCGCCGCCAACGCCTCGAGGGTCGCCCGTTCATAGCGGTCCCGGGGATAGCTCCAGGAGACCCGCAGCCGCCCCCCCTCGACCTGCGCTTCTACCGCCACTTCCGGATGCAGCCGCTGGCGCGGGCTACGCGGTGCGCCGGAGGGCTCCGACGCCGGCCGAAACGCCTGACCGGGCTCCGGCGCACCGTCTTGCGCGGCAAGAGCCGGTTCGCCTTGATGCCCCAGATAGGCGAAGCCGAGGACGGGCTCGATGGCGGCGAGGCGCTTGCGAAGATCGGGGTCTTCCGCCGCCCAGCGCAGGGCGGCATAGGACAGACCACCGTGGGGGTCCCGGCGTAGCGACCGCTTGACCCGCCGCAGTTCTTCTTCGGTCCCTTCCGCCCCCTCCAGATCGAGCAATACCGGATAGGAGAAGCTCAGCCAGCCGACGGTTCGCTGAAGTCCGGCGCCGGCGACGGTCTGGGCCGCGTGGCTCTCCACCTCCACCAGCAGCCGGGGAGTCCCGGACACCCGGCGCCAGGCGCGGGCCAAGGCCGCCAGTAACACCTCGTCCACTCCCAGTCGATGGCTCGCCGGCACCTCCTTGATCAAGGCCTCGGTGACCTCCGCCGGCAACTCCGTCTCGAGCACCGCCTCCGACGCCGCGGTACCCGCCCCGCCGACATGATCCGGCACCGGCCCAGCCACCCCCGCCGACGTCAGAGCCAGCCAATGTTCTTTTTGCTCCTGGACCTCCGAGGAACCAGCCAGCGCTCTCCAGCTCTCGCTCCAGGCTGCTACCGACTCGGTCTTTGGGGGCAGGTGCACCGGCGTCCCGGCGGCCAGCTGACCGTAGGCCCGCTGGAGGTCCTGGACGAGGAGGGTCAGCCCGACACCGTCTATCACCAGGTGATGGGCGGTGAGGAAGAGCCGCAGAGCACCGTCCTCGTCCCAACGCACCAGCGCCAGGCGTACCAGCGGCGGTCGTTGCAGGTCGAAGCCGGACTGCAGCATGCCGCAGAGGGTGTCGAGGGCGGGCCCGCGATGCTCGCGGCGCAACCGCCGCAGATCCCACAGCGGGACCTCCACCCGCGCCCCCTCCGCGCCGGCGATCTCCTGACGCCAGCCTTCGGAGGGCAGCTCGGAGGACGACGGCTCCTCGAGCCGCAGGAAGGACGCCCGCAGGCCATCGTGGTGGATCAGCACATGTTCCAGAGCAGAGGCCAAGAGACGGCGGTCCAGCGGCGCCCCGTCTACCGACGCCGGCACCTCCAAGAGCAGCGGCAGGTTGTTGTGGTGGAGATCTGCAGGCCGGCGGTCGAAGAACTCCCGCTGGGCCGGCGTCAGCTCCGCGGCGCCCACCACCATGCCCTGCTCCGCACCCTCGCCGCCGGCGCCGCAGGCCGCCGCCAGCTCGGCGACGTTGGGGTACTCGAAGATCTGTCGCGGCACCACTTTGAGCCCCGCCTCCGTCGCCCGCGCCGCCACCTGTACTCCGAGCACCGAATCTCCGCCGAGGGCGAAGAAATCGTCGTAGACACCCACCCGCTCGACCCCCAGCACCTGCTCCCAGATCTCGCATAGGGCATGCTCCAAGGGGGTCACGGGAGCAACGTAGCCGGTGCTCAGCTCGGGCCGCTCGGCGCCGTGGGACGGCAAGGCCGACCGATCCACCTTCCCCGACGGATTCAGCGGCAACTCGTCCAGCACGGTGAAGAAGGCCGGCACCATGTACTCCGGCAGCCGCTGCTGGAGATGCCGGCGCAGCTCCCCCAGGAGCCCTTCGACCTGGCGCCGGAGCACGACGTAGGCCACCAGGCGGGCGCCCCCCGCCGGCCTCTCGCCGCCGCCTCCAAGGGCTTCCTCCTGGGCCACCACCACGCAGTCCTGCACCGCCGGATGGCCCATCAACGCCGTCTCGACCTCCCGTGGCTCGATGCGAAAACCGCGGATCTTGACCTGATGATCGCAGCGGCGCAGATAGAGCATCTGGCCATCCCGGCGCCACGCTCCCAGATCGCCGGTGGCATAGCGACGGCTCCCCGGGGGGCCCAGGGGATCGGGCCGAAAGCGCTCGGCGGTGAATCCGGGACGGCGCCAATAGCCGCGGGCCAGAACCTCGCCGGAGACCCAGATCTGTCCTCCGACCCCCAAGGGCTGGACCTCGTCCTGGGGGCTGAGGACCATCAACCGCACCCCGTCCAAGGGCCGGCCCACCGGCACCCGCCAGCGCCCGTCGTCGCTCCGGGGGTCGTAACAAGCGGCGTCCCAGGCCTCGGAAGCGCCATAAAGATTGAGCAGCACGGCCCCCGGCATGCGCTCCTCGAAACGCTCCAAGAGGTCCGCCGGCAACGCCTCGCCGCTGCTCACCCACAGGCCCAACCGCGGCAAGCGCCGACGCAGGTCCGGCACCCCGTCGAGCATCGAGCGCAGCAGCGTCGGAACCAGCCACAGTCGGGAGATTCCATGTTCCGCCAGGCGATCCACCAAGGCCAGAGGGTCGCGCACCTCCTCGGTGGGCAGAATCACCGTCGGCACTCCCTGGAGCACGGCCCCCAGAAGCTCCCAGAGCGAGTCCACGAAGCTCATGGGCGTCTTTTGGGCGCAGACCTCCTGCTCCCCGGAGGGGCCGGCCGCGAAAGGATGCGCCCGCCACACCCAACCGAGGCGCGCCAGGAGCTGGCGCTGGGTACCCGCCACGCCCTTGGGCCGGCCGGTGGAGCCGGAGGTGTAGATCAGGTGAGTGACCCGGTCGAGGTCGTGGATCCCCACCGGCTCCGATGCCGCCGAGAGGCTAGGGCCGCTGCCGCCAGCCGTTGGCGGTGCCAGGGACAGGATACGCAACCCGGCGCCGAGCTCCGGCGGCAGCTCCTCGGTGGCGGTCAGCATCACCCGCGTCCCCGAATCGTCCAGCACCCGGCGGCTTCGCTCCGGCGGATGTTCCGGATCCAGCGGCAGGTAGACCCCGCCCCCCTGCAAGAGGGCCAGGAACGCGGCCACCAGCGCCGGGGAACGGGACGTCCACACCGCCACCGGCTCTTCCGGCCCGACTCCCGCAGCGGCCAGCCGGCGCGTCAAGTCATCGACCCAGGCAGCCAGCTCTCGGAAGCTCAGGAAATCGCCTCCGTGGATCACAGCCGTCGCCTCCGGCACCGCCGCCACCCGCTGCCGGAAAAGCTCCGGCAGCGACGGCGAGGCCGACGCCGGCGGCGTCCGATTCCACTCCACCAAGATCTGGTGACGCTGCCCCGGACGCAGCCCCGAAAGCCTCGAGAGGCGTTCCTCCGGCGCCGCCAGCACCGAGTCCACCAAGCAGCGGAAATGCTCTCCCAGACGCTGGATGGTCGTGGCATCGAAGAGGTCGGTAGCGTATTCGAACCAGCCGTGGAAACCCTGGGGGTGATCCCAGAGGAAGAAGGTCAAATCCTCCCGCGCCACCCCCTCGTCGAGGTCGGTGTTCTGCAGCGGGTGCAGCTGCTCCTCCAGCTCGCTCTGAGTCTCCAGGATGAAGAAGGTCACCTGAACCCCCGGCGGCCGGCTGGGGTCCCTCACCGGCCGCAGCTCTTCCAAGAGCTGATGGAAGGACACATCCTGGTGCTCGTAGGCCTCCAGGGAAGCGCGGCGGCAGCGCGCCAGGGCTTCGAGGAATGGCGGATCCCCGGCCAGATCGGTGCAGATCATCAGCTGGTTGAGAAAGAAGCCGAGCATGGGCTCGGTCTCCGGCACCGGCCGGTTGGAGCTGGGAAGCCCGAAAAGAACCTTCTCCCGGCCTGAGAAGCGCATCAGAACGATCTGGAAGAGAGCCGCCAGGATCATGAAGTTGGAGGCCTGGTGCCGCCGGGCCAATCGCCGCAAGCCCTCCGCCGGCTCCGCCGCCACCCGCAAGGAAGATCGAGTGCCCACCAGCCGCTGGATCTTCGGTCGTGGGTGGTCCGTGGGCAATTCGAGAATCAGCGGAACATCCTCCAGCTTCTGGCGCCAGTAGGCCAGATCCGGCTCCAGGTCACCGGTTTCCAGCCGCCGGCGCTGCCAGACGGCGAAGTCGGCGAATTGCCGCCGGAGCTCCGGCAGAGGGGAGGGGCGTCCCTGGGAGAAGGCGTCGTAGAGAGTGCGCAGCTCGTACCAGAACTTCCCCATGGTGAGGTAGTCGGCGACGATGTGATGCAGGGTGAGCAGGAGCATGAACTCGTCCTCGCTCAACCAGACCAGAGCGGTGCGCATCACCGGCCCGCGCTGCAGGTCGAAGCGCTGGCAGCGGTGCACGTCGGCCAGGGCCAGCACCAACGACTCACGGCCCGGACGAAAAACCCGCCGGAGATCGATCACCGGCAGGGGCAAGCTGGGATCGCTCTCCACCACCTGCACCGGCCGACCGTCCACCGCCGGGAAGCGGGTGCGCCAGGCCTCGTGACGGCGGCGGATTTCCCGCAGGCTGCGCACCAACGCCGGATAGTCCAGACGGGTCTGGAAGTAGCTCGGATGAGCGAAGTGATAGGCCGGGCTGTCCGGATCCAGCTGGTGCAGCAGCCACAGCCGCTCCTGGTCCGGAGACAGCACCCAATGCTCCGCCTCCGGTCGGCGGGGAATGGTCAGGCTCTCCTCCGCCTCCACCTGC
This window of the Acidobacteriota bacterium genome carries:
- a CDS encoding amino acid adenylation domain-containing protein: MAQKVTAEDLARLDPEQRALYLQLLQQARGRRPARAEQVEAEESLTIPRRPEAEHWVLSPDQERLWLLHQLDPDSPAYHFAHPSYFQTRLDYPALVRSLREIRRRHEAWRTRFPAVDGRPVQVVESDPSLPLPVIDLRRVFRPGRESLVLALADVHRCQRFDLQRGPVMRTALVWLSEDEFMLLLTLHHIVADYLTMGKFWYELRTLYDAFSQGRPSPLPELRRQFADFAVWQRRRLETGDLEPDLAYWRQKLEDVPLILELPTDHPRPKIQRLVGTRSSLRVAAEPAEGLRRLARRHQASNFMILAALFQIVLMRFSGREKVLFGLPSSNRPVPETEPMLGFFLNQLMICTDLAGDPPFLEALARCRRASLEAYEHQDVSFHQLLEELRPVRDPSRPPGVQVTFFILETQSELEEQLHPLQNTDLDEGVAREDLTFFLWDHPQGFHGWFEYATDLFDATTIQRLGEHFRCLVDSVLAAPEERLSRLSGLRPGQRHQILVEWNRTPPASASPSLPELFRQRVAAVPEATAVIHGGDFLSFRELAAWVDDLTRRLAAAGVGPEEPVAVWTSRSPALVAAFLALLQGGGVYLPLDPEHPPERSRRVLDDSGTRVMLTATEELPPELGAGLRILSLAPPTAGGSGPSLSAASEPVGIHDLDRVTHLIYTSGSTGRPKGVAGTQRQLLARLGWVWRAHPFAAGPSGEQEVCAQKTPMSFVDSLWELLGAVLQGVPTVILPTEEVRDPLALVDRLAEHGISRLWLVPTLLRSMLDGVPDLRRRLPRLGLWVSSGEALPADLLERFEERMPGAVLLNLYGASEAWDAACYDPRSDDGRWRVPVGRPLDGVRLMVLSPQDEVQPLGVGGQIWVSGEVLARGYWRRPGFTAERFRPDPLGPPGSRRYATGDLGAWRRDGQMLYLRRCDHQVKIRGFRIEPREVETALMGHPAVQDCVVVAQEEALGGGGERPAGGARLVAYVVLRRQVEGLLGELRRHLQQRLPEYMVPAFFTVLDELPLNPSGKVDRSALPSHGAERPELSTGYVAPVTPLEHALCEIWEQVLGVERVGVYDDFFALGGDSVLGVQVAARATEAGLKVVPRQIFEYPNVAELAAACGAGGEGAEQGMVVGAAELTPAQREFFDRRPADLHHNNLPLLLEVPASVDGAPLDRRLLASALEHVLIHHDGLRASFLRLEEPSSSELPSEGWRQEIAGAEGARVEVPLWDLRRLRREHRGPALDTLCGMLQSGFDLQRPPLVRLALVRWDEDGALRLFLTAHHLVIDGVGLTLLVQDLQRAYGQLAAGTPVHLPPKTESVAAWSESWRALAGSSEVQEQKEHWLALTSAGVAGPVPDHVGGAGTAASEAVLETELPAEVTEALIKEVPASHRLGVDEVLLAALARAWRRVSGTPRLLVEVESHAAQTVAGAGLQRTVGWLSFSYPVLLDLEGAEGTEEELRRVKRSLRRDPHGGLSYAALRWAAEDPDLRKRLAAIEPVLGFAYLGHQGEPALAAQDGAPEPGQAFRPASEPSGAPRSPRQRLHPEVAVEAQVEGGRLRVSWSYPRDRYERATLEALAAALETEAGALVEHCRNAGAGELAPEDLNLLELDQETLDSILSKADLDEL